The following are encoded in a window of Limibacter armeniacum genomic DNA:
- a CDS encoding S9 family peptidase: MTQKLITGCCILLMAVACKQQTNETLLGQLPTDLKEFKPVAEKKDSVLSIHGHERVDSYFWMRLTDEQKNATEPDAQTQKVLNYLTAENTYTEKALKSTESLQEELYEEIVGRIKKDDASVPYKKNGYWYYTRYEEGKEYPIYCRKMESLEAEEEVMLNVNELAEGHEYYAASGLDVSPDNKWLAFGEDTLSRRIYNMRFKNLETGEILSESLPNTTGSGAWANDNKTFFYTTKNKVSLLSEKIWKHELGNDIDKDELMYHEENPSYYIGVYKSKSDQYVIIWNQSTLSNDYHILDADHPENGFTQFTPREDVHEYSIDHYKDKFYIVTNWEAQNFRLMETSVEATAKENWKEVIPHREDVMLNSIELFKDYLVVQERSNALTHLRIIDQNTKEEHYMEFEEPAYVVYSSTNPEFDTDQLRFGYSSLTTPNTIYDYNLKTRTKTLKKQSEVVGGHNPEDYVTERVFVDASDGTKVPMSLVYKKGTKKDGSAPVLLYGYGSYGYSMDPSFSSTRLSLLDRGFVWAIAHIRGGQEMGRAWYDNGKMFNKINTFTDFIDCGKYLVKEKYTSSEHLYAMGGSAGGLLMGAVVNMEPSLFNGVIAAVPFVDVVSTMLDETIPLTTNEFDEWGNPKNKDSYDYMLSYSPYDNVKAVEYPNMLVTTGLFDSQVQYWEPAKWVAKLREMKTGDKLLLMHANMEAGHGGASGRFKRYKETALEYAFLLALEGKTSQVN, from the coding sequence ATGACTCAAAAACTGATTACTGGCTGCTGTATCCTACTGATGGCAGTTGCCTGCAAGCAGCAAACAAATGAGACACTGCTTGGTCAACTGCCAACTGACCTGAAGGAATTCAAACCTGTTGCCGAAAAAAAAGATTCTGTATTAAGCATCCACGGACACGAACGCGTAGACTCCTACTTCTGGATGCGTCTGACTGATGAGCAGAAAAATGCGACAGAGCCAGATGCCCAAACCCAAAAGGTATTGAACTACCTTACGGCTGAAAACACCTATACGGAGAAAGCCCTGAAGTCAACAGAATCCTTGCAGGAAGAGCTGTATGAGGAGATTGTTGGGCGCATCAAAAAGGATGACGCATCTGTCCCTTACAAGAAAAACGGCTACTGGTATTATACCCGTTATGAGGAAGGTAAAGAATACCCGATCTACTGTCGCAAGATGGAAAGTCTGGAAGCTGAGGAAGAAGTAATGCTGAATGTGAATGAGCTTGCTGAAGGACATGAGTATTACGCTGCCTCAGGACTGGATGTAAGCCCTGACAACAAGTGGCTGGCATTTGGTGAGGATACACTCAGCCGCAGGATTTACAATATGCGTTTCAAGAATCTAGAAACAGGAGAAATCCTGTCAGAAAGCCTCCCGAATACAACAGGCAGTGGCGCATGGGCAAATGACAACAAGACTTTCTTCTACACAACCAAAAACAAGGTTTCGCTGCTCTCAGAAAAAATTTGGAAGCACGAGCTTGGCAATGACATCGACAAGGATGAGCTGATGTACCATGAAGAAAATCCTTCTTATTATATCGGGGTGTACAAATCGAAATCTGACCAGTATGTGATCATCTGGAACCAGAGTACACTATCCAATGATTACCATATCCTCGATGCCGATCACCCTGAAAATGGATTCACCCAATTCACGCCAAGAGAGGACGTACACGAGTACTCCATCGACCACTACAAGGATAAGTTCTATATCGTAACCAACTGGGAGGCGCAAAACTTCCGCCTGATGGAAACCTCGGTAGAGGCTACAGCTAAAGAAAATTGGAAAGAGGTAATCCCACACCGTGAGGACGTGATGCTGAACTCCATTGAGCTATTCAAGGATTATCTGGTTGTACAGGAAAGAAGCAATGCACTGACACATCTTCGCATCATTGACCAGAATACAAAAGAAGAACACTATATGGAATTTGAAGAGCCTGCCTACGTGGTCTACTCTTCAACCAATCCTGAATTCGATACCGATCAGCTTCGCTTTGGTTACTCATCCCTGACGACGCCAAACACCATCTACGATTACAACCTGAAAACCCGTACCAAGACACTAAAGAAGCAGTCGGAAGTTGTAGGCGGACACAATCCTGAAGATTATGTCACAGAGCGTGTATTTGTAGATGCAAGTGACGGCACAAAGGTACCAATGTCATTGGTTTACAAGAAAGGAACCAAGAAAGACGGCTCTGCTCCTGTATTGCTTTACGGCTACGGCTCTTACGGTTACTCCATGGACCCAAGCTTCAGCTCTACTCGCCTGAGTCTGCTCGACCGTGGTTTTGTTTGGGCAATTGCACATATCCGTGGCGGTCAGGAAATGGGACGTGCTTGGTATGACAACGGCAAGATGTTTAACAAGATCAATACCTTTACAGACTTTATCGACTGCGGTAAATATTTGGTAAAAGAAAAATACACTTCCTCTGAGCATTTGTATGCGATGGGCGGAAGTGCAGGTGGATTGCTGATGGGGGCTGTGGTTAATATGGAGCCTTCTCTGTTTAATGGCGTGATTGCAGCCGTTCCGTTTGTGGATGTTGTCTCTACCATGCTTGACGAAACGATTCCGCTAACAACAAATGAGTTTGATGAGTGGGGAAATCCTAAAAACAAGGACTCCTATGACTATATGCTTTCTTACTCTCCTTACGACAACGTCAAGGCCGTGGAGTATCCGAATATGCTGGTGACTACCGGGCTGTTTGATTCACAAGTACAATACTGGGAACCTGCCAAGTGGGTTGCCAAACTAAGAGAAATGAAAACAGGCGACAAGCTGCTGCTAATGCATGCCAATATGGAAGCAGGACACGGCGGTGCATCCGGAAGATTCAAGAGATATAAGGAAACAGCATTGGAATATGCTTTCCTACTGGCACTGGAAGGAAAAACTTCACAAGTAAATTAA
- a CDS encoding PLDc N-terminal domain-containing protein, with product MLNYILGFGMPMMFLPIFLIYVLPFTLWLTAIIDIVKSDFYDSTNKVVWTIVCFAPIVGPILYFSIGLKQKA from the coding sequence ATGCTGAATTACATTTTAGGTTTTGGAATGCCAATGATGTTTCTTCCAATTTTTTTAATTTATGTACTTCCATTTACACTTTGGCTTACGGCAATTATTGATATTGTGAAAAGTGATTTTTATGATAGTACCAATAAAGTTGTATGGACGATTGTGTGTTTTGCTCCAATTGTTGGACCAATTCTATATTTTTCTATAGGCTTAAAACAGAAAGCTTGA
- a CDS encoding glycosyltransferase family 39 protein, whose product MNKRTIILLGIILLKFLLQFMLISPEFDLHRDEYLHLDQANHLAWGFLSVPPLTSWISYIIQLLGNSVFWVKFFPALFGALTILTVWETIRELKGNLFACMLGATGLVFSSLLRLNTLYQPNSLDVLCWTAFYLMLIKYINSQHIKWLFAGALVFATGFLNKYNIAFLLIGLLPALLLSPHRKVLTQSSFYLALLAGSTLILPNLVWQYQNEFPVFKHLQELSATQLVNVNRMDFISSQFWFFFGSLPVIVAGLYALFFYKPFRPYRLFGWSLCFTLAVFIYLKAKDYYAIGLYPIYIAFGATYLSNVLAEGWKKFLMPVLYLLPVLFFIPAYQIGFPNKSPEFMYQNKEQYSEMGLLRWEDGKEHDLPQDYADMLGWKELAHKVDSLYAIMPHPDQTLILCDNYGQAGAINFYSKRGIHAVSFNADYINWFDLSKQYINLIRVKENKEVEMELKETSPYFELSAISGTVTNPYAREYGTTIFSFVGAKVDVRQRISDEIVEVRGY is encoded by the coding sequence ATGAACAAACGAACTATTATCCTACTCGGCATTATCCTGCTGAAGTTTTTGCTGCAATTTATGCTGATAAGTCCCGAATTTGATCTCCATCGGGATGAATACTTGCATCTTGATCAAGCCAACCACCTGGCTTGGGGTTTTCTGTCGGTACCTCCCCTTACCTCATGGATTTCTTATATCATACAGCTGCTTGGGAATTCCGTATTCTGGGTCAAGTTTTTCCCTGCTCTTTTCGGTGCCCTAACAATCCTTACGGTTTGGGAAACGATCCGTGAACTGAAGGGAAACCTGTTTGCCTGCATGCTAGGTGCGACAGGTCTGGTATTTTCTTCCCTGCTTAGACTCAACACCCTGTACCAACCCAACTCATTGGATGTACTTTGCTGGACAGCCTTTTACCTGATGCTGATCAAGTACATCAATTCACAACACATCAAATGGCTTTTTGCTGGGGCACTCGTTTTTGCCACAGGTTTTCTGAACAAATACAATATTGCCTTCCTCCTGATTGGATTGTTGCCCGCCTTGCTGCTTTCCCCACACAGGAAAGTACTCACACAAAGCTCGTTTTATCTGGCGCTTCTCGCAGGCTCGACACTTATACTCCCCAACTTGGTTTGGCAATACCAGAATGAATTTCCAGTATTCAAACACCTTCAGGAACTTTCAGCAACGCAGCTTGTCAATGTCAACCGGATGGATTTTATCTCCTCACAGTTCTGGTTCTTTTTTGGTTCGCTTCCCGTGATCGTAGCAGGACTGTATGCCTTGTTCTTTTACAAGCCATTCAGACCATACAGGCTGTTTGGATGGTCATTGTGCTTTACGCTTGCTGTATTTATTTACCTCAAAGCAAAGGACTATTATGCCATTGGGCTTTACCCGATCTATATCGCATTTGGAGCAACTTATCTGTCAAACGTTTTAGCGGAAGGCTGGAAAAAATTTCTGATGCCTGTATTATACCTTCTGCCTGTGCTGTTTTTCATTCCTGCCTATCAGATTGGTTTTCCTAACAAAAGCCCTGAGTTTATGTACCAGAACAAGGAACAATACAGCGAGATGGGACTGCTCCGATGGGAAGACGGCAAAGAACATGACCTGCCACAGGACTATGCCGATATGTTGGGCTGGAAAGAGCTTGCCCATAAAGTTGACAGCCTTTATGCTATCATGCCTCACCCTGATCAGACGCTCATCCTATGCGACAACTATGGTCAGGCAGGTGCGATCAATTTCTATTCAAAAAGAGGGATCCATGCGGTTTCCTTCAACGCAGATTATATCAACTGGTTTGACCTAAGCAAACAATACATCAACCTGATTAGGGTAAAAGAAAACAAGGAAGTAGAAATGGAGCTGAAAGAAACCAGTCCTTATTTTGAACTCTCTGCCATATCAGGAACCGTTACCAATCCATATGCAAGAGAATATGGCACCACCATTTTTTCATTTGTTGGCGCCAAGGTCGATGTCCGCCAAAGAATCAGTGATGAGATAGTGGAAGTAAGGGGATATTAG
- the thiH gene encoding 2-iminoacetate synthase ThiH — MTSFYDLFTQQNWDRIKESIYDKSGNDVLTALSKSQRDLEDFKALVSPAAAPYLEQMAVQSQQLTQKRFGKTLQMYIPLYVSNECQNICTYCGFSLDNKIRRTTLTDRQLLKEVELIKEMGFEHVLIVAGEANKTVGVDYFKHAIELIRPHFSQISLEVQPLDQHEYKTLIAEGLDTVLVYQETYHQEDYKKHHPKGKKSNFQYRIETPDRLGRAGIRKMGLGVLIGLEDWRTDSFFTAMHLDYLERTYWQSKYSLSFPRLRPFSGGLDPKVEMNDRELVQLICAYRLFNEEVELSLSTREQEKFRDNVIKLGITTLSAGSKTNPGGYAAGKESLEQFEISDERSPAEITAMIRKQGYEVVWKDWEIGFTTSY, encoded by the coding sequence ATGACTTCATTTTATGACTTGTTTACCCAACAAAATTGGGACAGGATCAAGGAAAGTATTTATGATAAATCAGGAAACGATGTCCTGACAGCGCTCTCCAAATCGCAGCGTGACTTGGAAGACTTCAAGGCATTGGTTTCTCCGGCGGCAGCCCCTTACCTGGAGCAGATGGCTGTCCAAAGCCAGCAGCTGACACAAAAACGATTTGGCAAGACTTTGCAGATGTATATTCCGCTGTACGTCTCCAACGAGTGCCAGAATATCTGTACCTACTGCGGGTTCAGTTTGGACAACAAGATCAGGAGAACCACGCTTACTGACCGCCAGCTGCTGAAGGAGGTGGAGCTCATCAAGGAGATGGGTTTTGAACATGTACTGATCGTAGCGGGCGAAGCAAACAAGACGGTAGGGGTGGATTACTTCAAGCATGCCATCGAACTGATTCGGCCGCACTTTTCACAAATCTCCTTGGAAGTGCAACCGCTTGACCAGCATGAGTATAAAACCCTGATCGCTGAAGGTTTGGATACCGTACTTGTCTATCAGGAAACCTACCATCAGGAAGATTACAAGAAGCACCATCCGAAAGGAAAGAAGTCCAACTTCCAGTACCGGATCGAAACGCCTGACCGCTTGGGCAGGGCTGGTATCCGCAAGATGGGATTGGGAGTGCTGATTGGGTTGGAAGACTGGCGAACAGACAGCTTCTTCACTGCCATGCACCTTGACTACCTGGAGCGAACCTACTGGCAATCGAAATATTCTCTCTCTTTTCCAAGACTCCGTCCTTTTTCGGGAGGGCTTGATCCTAAAGTAGAGATGAACGACCGTGAGTTGGTACAGCTGATCTGTGCCTACCGCCTTTTCAATGAGGAAGTAGAGCTGTCACTTTCCACCAGAGAGCAGGAAAAGTTTCGGGACAATGTAATCAAGCTAGGCATCACAACCCTGAGTGCAGGTTCCAAAACCAATCCGGGTGGCTATGCAGCTGGCAAGGAATCCTTGGAACAGTTTGAGATTTCGGATGAACGGTCTCCCGCCGAGATTACAGCGATGATCAGAAAGCAAGGCTATGAGGTAGTCTGGAAGGATTGGGAGATTGGGTTTACAACTTCTTATTAA
- a CDS encoding thiazole synthase, translated as MQFNSRLFTGTGKFSSNKEMREALDASGSELVTVALKRVNEHRPEEDLFHHLREGNFRLLPNTSGVRNAKEAIFAAQLAREALQTDLLKLEIHPDPKYLMPDAVETLKATEELAKMGFKVFPYIHADPVLCKRLEDAGAVAVMPLGSPIGSNLGLKTFDFLKIIIEQSRVPVVVDAGIGAPSHAAQAMEMGADAVLVNTAIAASPDPVRMAKAFKMAVEAGRMAYEAKLAQPVQHAVASSPLTGFLDED; from the coding sequence ATTCAATTCAATTCCAGACTGTTTACCGGAACAGGAAAGTTCAGCAGCAACAAAGAAATGCGGGAAGCGCTGGATGCTTCTGGTTCAGAGCTGGTGACCGTAGCCTTGAAGCGTGTCAATGAGCACCGACCAGAGGAAGACCTCTTTCACCACTTGCGTGAAGGAAACTTCAGGCTGTTGCCCAATACCTCAGGCGTTCGTAATGCCAAGGAAGCCATCTTTGCCGCACAGCTGGCAAGGGAAGCTTTACAGACCGACCTGCTCAAGCTTGAAATCCATCCTGATCCTAAATACTTGATGCCCGATGCGGTGGAAACCTTGAAGGCAACCGAGGAACTGGCAAAAATGGGATTCAAGGTATTCCCTTATATCCATGCAGACCCTGTACTGTGCAAAAGACTGGAAGATGCGGGAGCCGTAGCCGTTATGCCTTTGGGTTCGCCTATAGGCAGTAACCTTGGACTGAAAACTTTTGATTTCCTGAAGATCATTATTGAGCAGAGCAGGGTGCCGGTCGTGGTCGATGCGGGCATCGGGGCACCATCCCATGCAGCACAGGCAATGGAAATGGGAGCCGATGCGGTGCTGGTCAATACGGCGATAGCAGCTTCCCCTGACCCTGTCAGGATGGCAAAAGCTTTTAAGATGGCTGTAGAGGCAGGGCGTATGGCTTATGAAGCCAAACTGGCGCAACCTGTGCAGCATGCTGTTGCCAGCTCTCCACTGACGGGATTTCTGGATGAGGACTGA
- a CDS encoding thiamine phosphate synthase, protein MINKKEIARLHFITQPHPTVSYTKQVELACKGDVRWIQLREKTMSDEQLRPIAEEMAAICKNYGATLVINDRVELAADINADGVHIGKEDMSPVEARKILGAGKTIGGTANTLEDMLKLADMKVDYIGLGPFRFTATKKKLSPILGLEGYANLLEKFRNTDNHTPVIGIGGIEHVDIPELLKVGLHGIAVSSLIAQAEDAVLAAEYTNLIISQQTI, encoded by the coding sequence ATGATCAATAAAAAAGAAATTGCCCGTCTGCACTTTATTACACAACCACACCCAACGGTTTCCTATACCAAACAAGTAGAGCTTGCCTGTAAGGGTGATGTCAGGTGGATACAGCTTAGGGAAAAGACCATGTCTGATGAGCAGCTGCGTCCTATTGCGGAGGAAATGGCAGCCATCTGTAAAAATTATGGCGCCACATTGGTGATCAATGACCGGGTGGAACTGGCTGCTGACATCAATGCCGACGGCGTACATATCGGAAAGGAAGATATGTCACCTGTTGAAGCAAGAAAAATTTTGGGTGCAGGAAAAACTATTGGAGGGACAGCCAATACGCTGGAGGATATGCTCAAGCTGGCAGACATGAAGGTGGACTATATCGGCTTAGGACCATTCCGTTTTACAGCAACCAAGAAAAAACTCAGCCCGATTTTGGGATTGGAAGGTTATGCCAACCTTTTGGAAAAATTTCGAAACACAGACAATCACACACCTGTGATCGGGATAGGAGGCATTGAGCATGTGGATATTCCTGAGCTTTTGAAAGTCGGGCTGCATGGCATCGCTGTTTCTTCCCTGATTGCCCAAGCAGAAGATGCCGTCTTGGCAGCTGAGTACACCAACCTGATCATCTCACAACAAACCATCTGA
- the thiS gene encoding sulfur carrier protein ThiS codes for MQVTINQDSIQLPANCTVALAVKEKGVPFQGTAVAVNYEVIPQEAWESHALKEGDNITIIRATQGG; via the coding sequence ATGCAGGTTACCATTAACCAAGATTCTATTCAGCTTCCAGCCAATTGTACCGTTGCATTGGCTGTAAAGGAAAAAGGCGTCCCATTTCAGGGAACCGCTGTGGCTGTGAACTATGAAGTGATTCCACAGGAAGCATGGGAGTCTCATGCGCTAAAAGAAGGCGACAACATCACAATTATTCGTGCAACGCAAGGAGGGTGA
- a CDS encoding BCCT family transporter, whose protein sequence is MSKKRVRSDEKTFLGIKANGPVFITSFLIIATLVSTTLIVGEPMEEWFSKTQTYVSNKVGWFFILLVNSLLIFALFLCFGKFSKIKIGGPDAKPDFTNVGWFSMLFSAGMGIGLLFWSVAEPIYHFNSNPFLRGQPDNPVLAAKSAMGITFLHWGVHAWALYAIIGLALAFFTFNKKLPLTIRSIFHPLLGHRIHGPIGDAIDIISVIATLFGLATSLGLGVQQVNAGLNYLFEIPDSTGIQVTLIIIITGFATLSLVLGIDKGIRMISEWNMRIALFMLVFLLFTGPTLFLLKSFVQNIGHYAYEFFEVSFWTNSYRGVETNSSSNWQNTWTVFYWAWWISWSPFVGIFIARISKGRTIREFILGVLLVPTLLTFLWISVFGGSAIYQELIGNTAITDAVKTNVATAIYYMYEQYSFTFLASTITVILVVTFFVTSSDSGSFVVDILTSGGRHDAPKGQKIFWASMEGLVAAILLVGGGLTALQTASILTGVPFSIIIIVMCFSFYKSLEDYHDSEERRIRKTRQKTLQQNE, encoded by the coding sequence ATGAGCAAAAAACGAGTACGTAGCGATGAAAAAACTTTCCTTGGCATTAAAGCAAACGGACCGGTGTTTATCACCTCCTTTCTCATTATTGCCACGCTGGTTTCCACGACCCTGATCGTAGGAGAACCAATGGAAGAATGGTTTTCCAAAACCCAAACATATGTCTCCAATAAAGTAGGCTGGTTCTTTATATTACTAGTGAATTCACTGCTGATATTTGCCCTTTTCCTCTGCTTTGGCAAGTTCAGCAAAATCAAGATCGGAGGACCTGACGCCAAACCGGACTTCACCAATGTTGGGTGGTTTTCCATGCTATTCAGTGCAGGGATGGGGATCGGATTACTTTTCTGGAGTGTAGCCGAACCGATATATCATTTCAATAGCAATCCATTCCTTAGGGGGCAACCTGACAATCCGGTCTTGGCAGCTAAATCTGCTATGGGTATTACCTTTCTCCACTGGGGTGTACATGCTTGGGCACTCTACGCCATTATTGGCTTGGCATTGGCATTCTTTACCTTTAACAAGAAATTGCCCCTTACCATCCGCTCCATCTTCCACCCACTTTTAGGGCACCGTATCCATGGTCCTATTGGAGATGCAATTGATATTATTTCTGTTATTGCCACACTGTTTGGTCTCGCTACTTCATTGGGATTGGGGGTTCAGCAAGTCAATGCAGGACTAAACTATCTCTTCGAGATTCCAGACAGTACTGGCATTCAGGTTACACTCATCATCATTATCACCGGATTTGCTACACTTTCCCTTGTGCTAGGCATCGACAAAGGAATACGGATGATCAGTGAATGGAATATGCGAATAGCGCTCTTTATGCTTGTTTTTCTATTATTTACAGGACCAACCCTATTCCTGTTGAAATCCTTTGTTCAGAATATCGGGCATTACGCCTATGAATTCTTTGAGGTCAGCTTCTGGACCAATTCCTATCGGGGTGTCGAAACCAACTCCAGCTCTAACTGGCAAAATACATGGACTGTATTCTACTGGGCTTGGTGGATCTCTTGGTCTCCATTTGTTGGGATCTTTATCGCACGAATTTCAAAAGGTAGAACCATTAGGGAATTCATTTTGGGAGTGCTGCTGGTTCCTACCCTACTTACTTTCCTCTGGATTTCTGTATTTGGTGGCAGTGCTATCTATCAGGAGCTAATTGGCAATACAGCGATTACAGATGCTGTCAAAACCAATGTAGCCACAGCCATCTACTATATGTATGAGCAATACTCATTCACATTTTTGGCATCTACCATCACCGTAATACTCGTGGTCACCTTCTTTGTCACTTCTTCTGACTCGGGTTCATTTGTGGTAGATATACTTACCTCTGGAGGAAGACATGACGCCCCAAAAGGTCAGAAAATTTTCTGGGCTTCTATGGAAGGGCTAGTAGCAGCCATCCTGCTAGTAGGTGGCGGACTGACCGCATTGCAAACTGCCTCTATCCTGACAGGAGTTCCTTTCTCCATCATCATTATTGTAATGTGCTTCAGCTTCTACAAGTCTTTAGAAGATTACCATGATTCTGAGGAGCGACGGATACGGAAAACAAGACAAAAAACCTTGCAACAAAATGAATGA
- a CDS encoding 1-acyl-sn-glycerol-3-phosphate acyltransferase, whose translation MVRLIFRLLFWLKGWKVKVHPGVDVNKLKKSVILAAPHTSNWDFVFSVAGCRQMGVKLRFAIKQSWMKFPLNIAIRPMGGIAVDRSDASKRKNKTALVDAMADLYKERDELCIMIAPEGTRSLTKSWKKGFYYTAQRAEVPIALAYLDYKNKVAGIGKVIYPSGDMDKDMVEIMKFYQHITPKNPELFALDRRYAKELAK comes from the coding sequence ATGGTAAGATTGATTTTCAGACTGCTCTTCTGGCTTAAAGGCTGGAAGGTTAAAGTTCACCCTGGTGTAGATGTAAACAAGCTGAAGAAAAGTGTGATACTGGCAGCCCCTCATACTTCCAATTGGGACTTTGTGTTCTCAGTGGCAGGATGCCGCCAGATGGGAGTGAAACTCCGCTTTGCCATTAAGCAGTCATGGATGAAATTCCCTCTTAATATCGCAATCAGACCTATGGGAGGCATTGCCGTTGACCGTAGTGACGCAAGCAAAAGGAAAAACAAGACCGCCCTTGTTGATGCCATGGCAGACCTGTACAAGGAGCGTGATGAACTTTGTATCATGATTGCGCCTGAAGGAACTCGCTCCCTTACCAAGTCATGGAAAAAAGGGTTCTATTATACGGCTCAAAGAGCTGAGGTTCCGATTGCATTAGCCTATCTGGATTACAAAAATAAAGTGGCTGGGATTGGCAAGGTCATTTACCCAAGTGGTGACATGGACAAGGACATGGTCGAGATCATGAAGTTCTATCAGCACATTACACCTAAGAATCCTGAGCTGTTTGCCTTAGACAGACGATATGCCAAGGAATTGGCTAAATAA